The sequence GCTTTGGTTGGGCGTTTATTAACTCAACTAAAAGAAAGTAACTTAGATAAGAATACAATTATAATTCTTTGGGGAGACCATGGATGGCATTTAGGTGACCATCGTTTATGGAACAAGCATTCTAATTTTGAACAAGCTACTCGTTCGCCAATGGTAATTGTAGACCCATCTCAAAATACAGTTAGAAGAGTAGAAAGTGTTACAGAATTTGTAGACATCTACCCTACCCTTACTGATTTAGCGGGTATTGCAACACCTACATCACTTTCTGGAACAAGTTTAAGACCTTTACTAGATGGTTCTGAAAAAGTAGTTAAAAAATACGCTGTAACTCAGATTGCTAGAGGGCAGATAAATGGGTATTCTTTAAAATCTGGAAATCTTAGATATACGGTATGGTACAACAATGCTCCTCGTAAAAAGGCTACTTTATCAGATTCTAAAAGGATGGCAGAAGAGCTTTATGATTATTCTGAAGATCCTCTTGAAACTAGAAATTTAGTGAACGACAAAGCATACAAACAACAGTTAGAAACTATGCGTGCCTTGTTCTTAGATTTCTTTACAAATGATAGAGATTTTAAAGAGTTTTCTATAGGTAAAGCTGAAACAAATTCAGATAACTGGTTAGCAGAAGCAAATGCTCGTATTGAGAAAAACAGAAAGGGTGAAGTACTTTTAACTGTACTCGATAAGAAGGGAAAACCTTTTGAAGGTGAAGTGAAAATTCAGCAAACAAGTCATCAATTCCGCTTTGGTGGTATAATAAACTCTAGCTTATTTGCTGGCGAAAAAGCACAAATTTATAAAGATGCTTTTGTTCCAATGTTTCAGCATACTGGTTTTGAAAATGCTTTTAAGATTAAACATAAAAGACTTTTTGATAAATACGGAGAAGATATTACTACTTGGTTAACAAAAGAAGATATCTCTTTAAGAGGACATGCGCTTGTTTGGGAAAAAAAGAAGAACATGACAAAAGACTTGCAAAAAGAACTTGCTGTAAAAGATACAGCAAAGGTTATTGCAGGTTTAGAAGCTTACACTAAATATGGCTTACAAGATTATGATGCAATTGAGTGGGACGTACTCAATGAACCTAGAGAATGCCATGATGTTCAAGATATTACGTTACAAAATTCTTGGGCACACTGGTTCTTCTATGCTGATAAAGTAAGAAAAGACCCTTCGGTTAAATTTTATTTAAATGAGAACAAAGTCATCTCATCTCCTTATAAAACAGCAGAGAGAAATATCAAATTTCATAAAAATGTAATTGATGGAATTCTAGCTGAAGGTGCTCCATTAGAAGCACTTGGTTTTCAGTCTAGAATGAAACAACACATTCACCCTGCCGACTTGTATGACCGTTTAAACACATTTGCTGCATATGGCTTACCAATGTTAGGTACTGAGTTTGAAATTGTAGATTCTGGCTATCAGAAATTTACAGAACAAGATAGAAAAGACATTACAAAAGAAGTAATGACCATCTATTACAGTCACCCTCAAGTAGAAGGCTTATATGTTTGGACACCTTTTGGTAAAGACCGTAAAGCATTCTTTGATTTAGATGGCAACCCAAGAGCCGAAGCTAAAGTTTGGAAAGCACAACTTGACGAATGGACTACTTCTTTATCGGCTGAATCAGACAGCAAGGGTAATGTAAAATTTAGAGGCCATAAAGGTACTTATACTGCTGAAATCACTCAAAAAGGAAAAACATACATCCAACATTTTGAGGTATTAGAGGCATCAAATGATATTAAACTAAAGTTGACTGAACTTATCAACTAAAAAGATATTTGACATGAAACAGTTACTATACACAGCATTCATCGTACTCCTCATTTCTATAGTGAGTTGTCAAAAAAATGATCCTATAAACACTGTAGGAACAGAATATATGGATTCTCTTACTTATTCAAGTACACTATTTTATCCATTAGATAACATGGAGTCAGACGCTCCTGTTTATGATAATACTTTTGGTGTTCATTTCCAGTTAGAGAACTTTTATAGTGCAGACCCTGCAGATTCAATGCTCTATGAAAATGCATCTATTGATAAAGAAACAGGGGTTATTTCTATTAATGATGGTACTCAACTAGAGTTAGGAAAAGAATATTTTGCAGATGTTGCAGCATTTACTGTAAGTGGCAAAAGACTTTTCTCTAAAGTATGGACAATGGGTGTAACAAATGTAGAAGGCGAACTTTTCTATTCTTACCCTGCCCCTAGTTACGAACGTAATTTTGAAGGTGAAGTAGCTCACTTAGACAGTGTAGACTTTACTGAAAATGTAGAAATGAGTACTTTCCAATTGTTAGATGCTCCTAGAGGATTTGAAATTGATGAAGAAAACGGTCATATTTTAAAAACAGGATATGTAGAAGTAGGTAAATACCCTTTAACTGTACAAGCCAACACTACTGCTGGTTCTACCATTAAAAAAGATATTGTAATGGTAAATATTTACGGTGCTCCTGTACTAACTTACCAACCTAGCTTCTTTAAAATTCAAGGAAACTACGACATTACTGCTACACCAACTGAATTAGATTTCTTAGACGGTGCCGTTTTCAGTATTAAAGATAATAGTGGTTTATCGGGTATTTCAATAGATCAAAATGCAGTAATTACTTTACCAGAAAACCATAATAATGCAATTGGAGAATATTCTGTTACAGTTGTTGCAGTAGTAGATGCACAAACATTCGAATTTGAAGAAGCTATTAAAATAGAGATAGTTGATATGATTTCTCCTGAAATTACGTTTGCAGAAAATAAGGTAACTCTATCTCCTTGGACTCCTTATACTTTAACTCCAGAGTTATTCTCACTTCCTAGAAATACGACAGTAGCATTAGAAACTGTGTTACCTACAGGAATGGCATTTGATGCAACAACTGGTGTTATTACTATAGACGAAGATCAAGAATTTGCAGATGCAACCTATCCTATTACAATGGTAGCTTCAACTCCAGAAGGTGATGTTAGATTGGAAAATCTTGTACAAGTTGTAATCGAAATGAAAGAGGAAATTCTTTTAGAAGATGATATGACAGAAAGTTCATTAAGAGACGACTATATCACACAGCAAATTGTTGAAGGAGATGAAGAAAGAAGTGGTGCCAATTGGAATACTACTGGATCAAGAGATTATTGTAGATCACAAGCCAACGTTTGGAGTGGTACTTATATTAGACATAGTTACATTGCGGTTAGCTATGAGATTGATAATGTAAAGAGAGCAACTCTTACATTTGATAATGGAGTAAACAAAGATCTTAAAGATGAAAATGGTTATAGAGAAGACTTCTTCTCTGTAAATTACAGTAGTAATTTCACAGGGTCAGATGATATTCATTCTGCTACTTGGACTAAAGATTCTAATGCAAATATCTCTAGAACAGGTACTGATATTGACAACGGGCAATACATTAATTCTGGAGTATTAGAAATTCCTACAGAATTTATTAACGGTAACCGTTTAAATATAGCGTGGTTAGCATTTAAAGATTATATCAATATTCCTGACACAGTAGCTAAGACTGGTCATACATTTGGCTTTAAAAATATTGTGATCAAAACATATAGTAAATACGATGCAATCATTGAGTAATTGATAGATTAAAGTTATATTTGAAAGGAAGGGTAATTCAACTTACTCTTCCTTTTTTTGAAATACTAACTAACTAACTTTTTCTATTAACAGCACTAAATTAATAATGTCAGCTATATGAAATTGAAAGCCTTATACTTTATCTTTTTAGTACAACTTTTTTCTGTTTCTGCCTTTGCACAATGGAATGAAACATTTCAGTTTGACAACTTTAATGTCCAAAATGGATTGTTAAGTCACATTGTTCATGATATTGAGAATGACCATAGAGACTTTACTTGGGTACTTACACCTAATGGTATTCAGCGCTTTGATGGTACTTCTTTTAAAACCTACAATGTTATTACAAAAGACAAAGAGGAAATCCATTACTATAAAAATAATTCAGGGATTTTTATTGATAGTAAAAAAGATATCTGGCTACATAATCAATATGGTGTTTTTAAATATGACAGTCTTTTAGATGAGTTCAAACAGTTTAAAATCAAGAACTTTGCAAATAAAAAAGCCGTTACAAGTATCTTAGAAAAAGAGGGTAAATACTATTTCTTTTCATGGCAAATGCTTGTGATATGGAACCCCGAAACTGACACCTCAAAAAAAATATTTATAAAAAAGAGAATTACATCTACATGTGATTACGGAAGTCAGGGTATCTTAATTGGCAGTCCTAATGGTTTGCAATTAATTAAAAATGATGAGCTTGTAGATTTTCAACTGTATGGAAATAACCTTAGAGGGGCAGGCATAACCTGTTTGTTTAAAAGTTCTGATAATACAATTTGGATAGGAACATATAATAAAGGTATCTATCAGATTAAAAACAATACAATACAGCACATTAAGAACAATATTGATTATAAAATTAGTGAACTGAAAATTTTTAATAATAAAGTTGTTGCTGGTACAGATGGCTACGGAATGCTTGTTTTTGATTTAGATGGCCATGAAGTAGACAATTCTAGCTTAAAATTACTCCACGGTTTACCTATTAATAAAATTGATATTGATCAATACCAAAGGTTGTGGATTTCGTCTTTTGGAAGAGGGTTATTTTTACACAATCCATACAAACCATATCTTAGAAAAATTAATATTGATCCAGAGCCTAACGTACATGCTCAGAGTGGATTTACGTCTTTTATGGATAGTAAAAAAAGACTTTGGTTAGGAACAGATAAAGGGATTGTTATTCGTGATAAAAATGGTAAGAAGAAGTTTCTAAAACCAAATCATTTTATCAAAAAATTTAAGCGTAACGAGAGTTTTGTCATTAATAATATTCAAGAAGATAGGCAAGGTAATTTTTGGGTATCTAGTTATGGTTTCGGCTTGTTTTACATTAATGGAGACAGCTACGAAATAGAAAAAACAATTAAGACGTTTACGGCTGATGGTAAGAAATACAGCAGCAAATTTATTATTCAGATACAACTTTACGGTAATAAGATGTGGTTTAAACTGGTAAAAGGCCTAGCCTTTGAAATGGATTTAAGCAATAATTCTTATACTATGTTACCTATAAGTAGTGTATCTAACATTCTATACAGCAGTAAAAGTGCTACACTTTATGTTACAAACCATGACGGTGTGTTTGCAATAAATGGTAAAGACAAAAAATTAATTATTCCACTAAAAAATCGCTCTGTTTCTTCTATTGTTCCCATAGATGAAAGATACTATTTAATAGGTACAGAATCCAATGGCTTGTTTAGAATGGATACGGAAACAAAAACCCTTGATAAACTTGTTATTAAAGAAGGGAAAAGATTACCCAATCACGTTACTCAGATTTTAAACACAGGGTTTAAAGAGTTTATTGTAATGGGCGATAATTCGATTATTAGTTTTACTTACGATCATAAATCAAATACTCCTTCTGAAACCCAAGAAATTGTTAACCAAATAGAGGCACACCAAGGGGCTTCATCAAGATATAATTATTCTTTAATTATTGGTTCTTATGATGGGTTTTATCAGTTTCCATTAAACTTTAAAGAAGACCTAAAAAAGAAGCACCATATTTTCTTTAACGAATTAGAAATTGACGGTAAAAAAGTTTCTCCTATAAACAGCGAAACCCTTACCAATACTATAGAACATGCCAAAGAAATTACTTTAAACCACCCTGATAAGAGTTTCAACTTAGAAATTACATCTACAGAATACGATGATGATAACCTTTTATATAGTTGGAAATTGGATGGTTTTGAAGACAACTTTAACAGAAGAAGTAATACAAAAGAAATTAGCTATCAGAATTTACCTTACGGAACTTATGAGTTAAAAATTAAACTCTATTCTGGTAGAAAGATTAAGGAACTTTCTTCTAGGTCATTAATTATTAGTGTCAAACCTCCTTTTTGGAAAACGACTTGGGCCTATTTATTCTACCTTGTTGGGGCAATAATTCTGTTGTATTTGGTATATCAATGGTACCATGATAATGTTCAGCAAAAGCATTTAAAAGCAAGGAACGCTATGTTTGCAGAAATTGCTCATGAGTTAAGAACACCACTTACACTTATGCAAGGTCCTCTTCAAAAATTAGAAGAAGATACAGATTTAGATGCATCTGCTACTCGTTTAATGAGTATGGTTAGAAGTAATTTAACGCGTTTAAATAAGCGAATTACTCAATTATTAGACTATGAAAGGGTAAACGAGATCAATGAACAATTACAGGTAAAAACCTTTGATATTTTAGATCTTACAAAGGTTTTAATTAGAGATTTTGACCCACTTATTCAGAAGAAAGGCGTAACCATTGCTATCTCTACTAAAGAAGAGAAGCTAATTGTTACTTTAGACTTTGATAAAGTAGAGAAAATCATCTATAATCTTATCTCTAACGCTATCAAATACTCTAAAGAAAAAGATACAATTACGATTGTTTTAGAGAAAGAAGCTAACTCCTTTAAATTCAATATTCAAGACCATGGTATTGGTATTCCTAAAGGGAATCAGAAACATATTTTCAAGCGTTTTTATAGAGCTGAAAATGTAATGAAAAATCATAAAGTGGGTAGTGGAATTGGGTTAGTATTATCGTATAAATATACGGCAATGATGAGTGGTAAACTTCATTTTGAAAGTGAAGAAAATCAGCAAACAACCTTCTTCTTAGAGCTCCCTTTAAAGGTTAATGGTATTTTAAGTGATACTGTACCAAGTGAAATTTCTCATTATGGAGAAGAGTTTTCTGAGAAAGACAAAGAAAAGTACGATTATAGAATTGCAGTTGCAGAAGACAATGCAGAATTAAGAGCATTCATCAAAACTTCGTTATCAGATAGCTTTACTATTGAAGTTTACGAGAACGGTAAAGAATGTTATGACGCTCTTTTAGAAGAAGATTTTGATTTAGTGCTGAGTGATGTAATGATGCCTATTATGAACGGTTACGAACTCTGCGACAAAATTAAAGGAAACATTGAAACATCTCACCTACCAATTATCTTATTAACTGCTTTAAATGCATCAATGTATAAAGCAGAAGGTTATATGCATGGGGCTGATCATTACGTAATTAAACCTTTCGATATCCGTATGTTAAAGTACAGGATTATCAGTTTAATTGAGAATAGAAAATCTTTAAGTAGCTTCTATCAGAATAAGATTCAAAAAGGAATTGTAATAGAAAAAATTCACGCTAAAACAGATTCAATAGACAATAAATTCTTACAAGATATTGATGAATTAATTGATACTA is a genomic window of Flammeovirga pectinis containing:
- a CDS encoding sulfatase-like hydrolase/transferase, whose amino-acid sequence is MKKLILSIIIFSAAWSLGHAQEKKNVLFIAIDDLKPTIGSFGDDFAITPNIDRLADEGTVFLNNHCQQAVCGPSRASLLTGLRPDVVRVWDLKTKIRSQRPNVVMLPQYFKENGYTTYGVGKIFDPRSVDKQQDEVSWTAYTLPNQLKYPEGYREPSLSYYQNPANRARIKELRKEAIEKGIKKNKINKWIQTQFKPAYEKADVPDDAYIDGAITNQGVQYIKDLENSDKPFFLAVGYKRPHLPFAAPSKYWEMYQEKEVPLAQFQQKVVGGYDKAYHNSSELKGYKTEGIDISEQDGLAVVSEDGQRKLIHGYYAATSYVDALVGRLLTQLKESNLDKNTIIILWGDHGWHLGDHRLWNKHSNFEQATRSPMVIVDPSQNTVRRVESVTEFVDIYPTLTDLAGIATPTSLSGTSLRPLLDGSEKVVKKYAVTQIARGQINGYSLKSGNLRYTVWYNNAPRKKATLSDSKRMAEELYDYSEDPLETRNLVNDKAYKQQLETMRALFLDFFTNDRDFKEFSIGKAETNSDNWLAEANARIEKNRKGEVLLTVLDKKGKPFEGEVKIQQTSHQFRFGGIINSSLFAGEKAQIYKDAFVPMFQHTGFENAFKIKHKRLFDKYGEDITTWLTKEDISLRGHALVWEKKKNMTKDLQKELAVKDTAKVIAGLEAYTKYGLQDYDAIEWDVLNEPRECHDVQDITLQNSWAHWFFYADKVRKDPSVKFYLNENKVISSPYKTAERNIKFHKNVIDGILAEGAPLEALGFQSRMKQHIHPADLYDRLNTFAAYGLPMLGTEFEIVDSGYQKFTEQDRKDITKEVMTIYYSHPQVEGLYVWTPFGKDRKAFFDLDGNPRAEAKVWKAQLDEWTTSLSAESDSKGNVKFRGHKGTYTAEITQKGKTYIQHFEVLEASNDIKLKLTELIN
- a CDS encoding hybrid sensor histidine kinase/response regulator transcription factor is translated as MKLKALYFIFLVQLFSVSAFAQWNETFQFDNFNVQNGLLSHIVHDIENDHRDFTWVLTPNGIQRFDGTSFKTYNVITKDKEEIHYYKNNSGIFIDSKKDIWLHNQYGVFKYDSLLDEFKQFKIKNFANKKAVTSILEKEGKYYFFSWQMLVIWNPETDTSKKIFIKKRITSTCDYGSQGILIGSPNGLQLIKNDELVDFQLYGNNLRGAGITCLFKSSDNTIWIGTYNKGIYQIKNNTIQHIKNNIDYKISELKIFNNKVVAGTDGYGMLVFDLDGHEVDNSSLKLLHGLPINKIDIDQYQRLWISSFGRGLFLHNPYKPYLRKINIDPEPNVHAQSGFTSFMDSKKRLWLGTDKGIVIRDKNGKKKFLKPNHFIKKFKRNESFVINNIQEDRQGNFWVSSYGFGLFYINGDSYEIEKTIKTFTADGKKYSSKFIIQIQLYGNKMWFKLVKGLAFEMDLSNNSYTMLPISSVSNILYSSKSATLYVTNHDGVFAINGKDKKLIIPLKNRSVSSIVPIDERYYLIGTESNGLFRMDTETKTLDKLVIKEGKRLPNHVTQILNTGFKEFIVMGDNSIISFTYDHKSNTPSETQEIVNQIEAHQGASSRYNYSLIIGSYDGFYQFPLNFKEDLKKKHHIFFNELEIDGKKVSPINSETLTNTIEHAKEITLNHPDKSFNLEITSTEYDDDNLLYSWKLDGFEDNFNRRSNTKEISYQNLPYGTYELKIKLYSGRKIKELSSRSLIISVKPPFWKTTWAYLFYLVGAIILLYLVYQWYHDNVQQKHLKARNAMFAEIAHELRTPLTLMQGPLQKLEEDTDLDASATRLMSMVRSNLTRLNKRITQLLDYERVNEINEQLQVKTFDILDLTKVLIRDFDPLIQKKGVTIAISTKEEKLIVTLDFDKVEKIIYNLISNAIKYSKEKDTITIVLEKEANSFKFNIQDHGIGIPKGNQKHIFKRFYRAENVMKNHKVGSGIGLVLSYKYTAMMSGKLHFESEENQQTTFFLELPLKVNGILSDTVPSEISHYGEEFSEKDKEKYDYRIAVAEDNAELRAFIKTSLSDSFTIEVYENGKECYDALLEEDFDLVLSDVMMPIMNGYELCDKIKGNIETSHLPIILLTALNASMYKAEGYMHGADHYVIKPFDIRMLKYRIISLIENRKSLSSFYQNKIQKGIVIEKIHAKTDSIDNKFLQDIDELIDTNLMNPNYNVMEICKDIGMSRPVLYRKLKALTKLSPKEYIQHKRLNHAKKLLIESTESISTIAYESGYSDPKYFSTVFKKQFGMSPSEFLKQGEKQST